GATCGGCAATCTCAAGATTGATGTGTATGAGGAGCAGATGAAGGTGCAGCAGGCCGAGCTGAAGCATCTCCAGGCGCAGATCAATCCCCATTTTTTCATGAATTCCCTGAATATCGTCTTTCATCTGGTAGAGCTGAAGCAGTATGCGCTGATCAAAAAAATGATTGGACATCTGGTCTCCCACTTCCGCTTCATTATGAATACCAATGACGCCTGGATTCCGCTGCGCGGCGAGCTGGGTCATATTCAGAATTATATCGAGATTCAGATGGTCATGTATCCGAACAAGCTGTCTTATGAGGTGCAGCTTCCGCAGGAGCTTGAGTCAACGCTGATACCGCCGCTGCTGATCCAGCCCTTCGTCGAGAATGCCATCAAGCATGGATTCATCAACAATTCGAAGCCCTTCAACGTTGGCATAACAGTCAGTGAAGAAGCCGGGGAGAGCGGCAACTGCTGCATTGCCATTCAGATCCGCGATTCCGGGCCGGGCTTCTCCACGGTTCAGCTCGACATGCTCAATCATGGCGTATATGAGCGCAAACCGACAGATCGCCATCTGGGAATATGGAACGTATACAGACGCATGCTGATGTTCTATAACAACCGGGCACGGCTTACCTTCCACAACGCTCCAGAAGGAGGCGCGGTTGTGGAAATCAGACTACCCGTTCAAAAGGAGCTGTGACGTTCAATGTACAGAGTTCTAATCGTTGACGACCAATACTTCGCCTTGCTCGGCCTCCAGCAGGGGGTGGATTGGAGCGCGCTTAGCGTGTCGGATGTCTGTCTGGCGGAGAACGTGGATCAGGCGATTGCTGTTCTTGAACAGCAGCCCGTAGACCTGCTCATCTGCGATATCGAAATGCCGGGCAGAAGCGGCCTGGAGCTGCTGGCCTGGGTGAAGCAATCCGCTCCCGGCACGCTGACGATTATGCTGACCTGCCATGCCGATTTCGAGTATGCCCAGCGCGCGATTTACCACGGAGCCTTCCATTACCTGCTCAAGCCTGTAGACTATGAGGAATTGATGAAAATCTCCCGTGAGGCGCTCGCCGAGATCAGCAAGCAGAGAGAGCAGCAACAGTTCGAGGCCCTAATTCAGAAGTACCGGAGACAGTGGGAGCATCAGCTCCCCCTGCTGGTGGAACGGTTCTGGCAGGATATTCTCAGCCAGCGGGCGGCGCCCGTGCTGGAATCGCTCACCCTTCCGGCGAACACCTACAATCTGGATCTGCAGCCCGGGGACCGCTACTTCCTCGCCCTGCTGGGGCTGGAGCAGTGGAAGGAGAACCTTAGCGCACGGGATGAGACGATTATGGAATATGCGCTGCGCAACATGGCCGATGAGCTGCTGCTAAGCGGGCTGGAAGGCACTGTGCTGCAGGATCAGGTAGGGCATAATCTGGCGGTCATCTACGTCAGGGGCGATATAAACGCCGTCCGGCATACGCTGGAGCAGAATGGCCGCACCTTCCTGGACACCTGCGAGCGGCTGCTGCATTGCTCCCTGTCGATCTACATCAGCGCGGGCGTCCCCCTGTCCGGAATCATGAGCGCTTACACGGAGGTCACTGAGCGGGAACAACGCAACCTGAACCGTTCGCGTCAGGTGTTCGGACCGGAGGATCAGGCGTATGGCCGAGATCAGCCGCTTGCGCCCCTGCCTCAGGCAGCGCCTATGCATATCTTCGGAGAGTGGGCGACCCTCCTGGAGCTTGGCGAGCTGGAGGAGCTGGAGCGCCGCGTGACGCTATGGTTCTCGGGCATTGAGCCTGGCCGCTGGACAAGTGAGCTGCACCGTCAGCTTATCCACGGCATCCTGTTCATTGTACACACCGTTCTCGCCAAAAAAGGCTTATCCGCACACGCCTCAGCCGAGCTGAAATCGCTGATGGATAAGGAGAATTATCCGAAGCAGTCCGCTTCGCTCCAGCATTGGGCGCTGGAATGCCTGCGATCCGTAATGCGCTTATTGCAGACAAGCAATAACGTATCCTCGGCCACAGTCGCCAAGATCCGGCAGTATATCCGCTCCCGCCTGAGCGAAGAGATTACCCGCGACGAACTCGCGGCCTATGTCTACCTGAACCCGGCCTACTTGTCCCGGCTGTTCAAGAAGGAGACCGGGCTATCGATCTCCGATGTGATTATTCAGGAACGGCTGCAGAAGGCCAAGCAGCTGCTGGAGGAGACCGAGCTGAAGATCACCGATATCGCCGAGCAGGTCGGCTACACCAGCCTCGGCAGCTTCTCCAACCTGTTCAAGCGGATCGTCGGCGCAACGCCGCAGCAGTACCGTGCGCGGAATAAGAAGTGAGCGGGGCGGGCGGGGCTATTGGGCATACGAACCGCCGGGCGGGGACATCGTGTTCGGTTTTGCGCATACATTGACCCACACACCGCCGCGCTGGCGCATTGTGTTCGGTTTTTCTCATACATCTGGCACACGCTTTCCGGCGGAGCAGGCAGATGTCCTCTGGAACTGGTCTTCGTACTCATCATACCTGCCAAACAAAAAGAGCGAGAGGGCTATAGGCCCCTTCGCTC
This genomic interval from Paenibacillus sp. FSL H8-0332 contains the following:
- a CDS encoding helix-turn-helix domain-containing protein, which gives rise to MYRVLIVDDQYFALLGLQQGVDWSALSVSDVCLAENVDQAIAVLEQQPVDLLICDIEMPGRSGLELLAWVKQSAPGTLTIMLTCHADFEYAQRAIYHGAFHYLLKPVDYEELMKISREALAEISKQREQQQFEALIQKYRRQWEHQLPLLVERFWQDILSQRAAPVLESLTLPANTYNLDLQPGDRYFLALLGLEQWKENLSARDETIMEYALRNMADELLLSGLEGTVLQDQVGHNLAVIYVRGDINAVRHTLEQNGRTFLDTCERLLHCSLSIYISAGVPLSGIMSAYTEVTEREQRNLNRSRQVFGPEDQAYGRDQPLAPLPQAAPMHIFGEWATLLELGELEELERRVTLWFSGIEPGRWTSELHRQLIHGILFIVHTVLAKKGLSAHASAELKSLMDKENYPKQSASLQHWALECLRSVMRLLQTSNNVSSATVAKIRQYIRSRLSEEITRDELAAYVYLNPAYLSRLFKKETGLSISDVIIQERLQKAKQLLEETELKITDIAEQVGYTSLGSFSNLFKRIVGATPQQYRARNKK